The following are encoded together in the Oncorhynchus masou masou isolate Uvic2021 chromosome 5, UVic_Omas_1.1, whole genome shotgun sequence genome:
- the thumpd3 gene encoding THUMP domain-containing protein 3, whose translation MSSQDSSEGQQCPLAVGVETSSQSASDGETDCEVITVTIGATVPTGFENTAAEEVQEKIGADATISKDRGRIYFQITTDKLSQVHNLRSVDNLFVVVEEYDNYQFKDSKEETLEDLQKLASNLQWTNALKVWKLNTSLKKKRGPHRRPQGPKGKGRRGRNFRDRGKANKDVVEMDTMETVTAEIEKLQLEPQAPTTGQGGGSPDLEKSPLGEQQEVEGQEPGPKVLKFRVTCSRAGDKHSFSSNEAARDFGGAVQDFFQWKADMTKFDIEVLLNIHNVEVVIGIALTEESLHRRNITHFGPTTLRSTLCYGMLRLSKPQASDVILDPMCGTGAIPLEGAIEWQQAFYLAGDNNDMAVSRTVNNICHIQKKRRDKSSTPGLPIDTVQWDLCHLPMRTNSVDIIITDMPFGKRMGSRKKNWDLYPPCLREMARVSRPGSGKAVILTQDKKCFQKAISRMGGLWRKHHTVWVNVGGLHAGVFLLKRTAGIFGQTPEDVREPLEEQPGKEKTAEEREKEVK comes from the exons ATGTCTTCACAAGACAGTAGTGAGGGGCAGCAGTGCCCCCTGGCGGTGGGTGTGGAGACAAGCAGCCAGTCTGCCAGTGATGGGGAGACAGACTGTGAGGTCATTACGGTCACCATTGGAGCAACAGTCCCCACAGGGTTTGAAAACACTGCTGCAGAGGAAGTCCAGGAGAAGATTGGGGCTGATGCAACAATAAGCAAGGACCGCGGTCGAATATACTTCCAAATAACCACAGATAAGCTCTCACAG GTCCATAATCTGAGGTCTGTGGACAACCTGTTTGTTGTGGTTGAAGAGTATGACAACTATCAGTTTAAAGACTCAAAG GAGGAGACATTGGAGGACTTGCAGAAGCTGGCCTCCAATCTGCAATGGACCAACGCACTAAAGGTCTGGAAACTGAACACCTCTCTGAAGAAGAAGAGGGGACCCCATAGACGGCCCCAAGGTCCTAAGGGGAAGGGACGGAGAGGCAGAAATTTCAGAGATAGAGGCAAAGCCAACAAAGACGTTGTGGAGATGGACACCATGGAGACGGTCACCGCAGAGATAGAGAAGCTGCAGCTGGAGCCTCAGGCACCGACTACAGGCCAAGGGGGCGGGTCACCTGACCTGGAGAAAAGCCCCCTGGGTGAGCAGCAGGAGGTGGAGGGACAGGAGCCCGGACCAAAGGTCCTGAAGTTTCGTGTGACGTGCAGCCGAGCAGGAGACAAGCACAGCTTTTCCTCCAACGAGGCCGCCAGGGACTTTGGTGGTGCCGTGCAAGACTTCTTCCAGTGGAAAGCAGACATGACCAAGTTTGATATTGAG gtCCTTCTGAACATACATAACGTTGAGGTGGTGATTGGCATTGCCCTGACAGAGGAGAGTCTCCACAGAAGAAACATCACCCACTTTGGACCCACCACGCTGCGCTCCACCCTGTGCTATGGCATGCTCAG ACTCTCTAAGCCTCAGGCATCTGATGTTATACTTGATCCCATGTGTGGAACTGGAGCAATACCTTTAGAG GGAGCCATTGAATGGCAGCAGGCATTCTACCTGGCTGGAGACAACAATGACATGGCAGTGAGCCGCACAGTCAACAACATCTGTCACATCCAGAAGAAGAGACGAGACAAGAGCAG TACGCCAGGGTTGCCCATAGACACAGTGCAGTGGGACCTGTGCCATCTACCCATGAGAACCAACTCAGTGGACATCATCATCACTGACATGCCCTTTGGGAAGAG AATGGGCTCCAGGAAGAAGAATTGGGACCTCTACCcaccctgtctgagagagatggCCCGGGTGTCCAGACCAGGCTCAGGGAAGGCCGTCATCCTGACCCAGGATAAGAAATGCTTTCAAAAG GCCATATCGAGGATGGGAGGACTCTGGCGGAAGCACCACACTGTCTGGGTCAACGTAGGGGGCCTACACGCAGGGGTGTTCCTCCTCAAGCGCACAGCAGGGATCTTTGGCCAAACCCCAGAAGATGTCAGGGAACCCCTAGAAGAGCAACCAGGGAAGGAAAAAACAGCAGAGGAAAGGGAAAAGGAGGTTAAGTGA
- the LOC135539927 gene encoding uncharacterized protein LOC135539927 — protein MPRLVSDVWKHFTPAINDDGKTMYMCNYCTKQYVKNATKLQVHLTKCKNATLYQSAQEPLFCHTMEDHSQKNADECLARAVYATGSPLMLSENVYWKRCFNVICPGYSPPNRDALSTNLLEAEFNRVQGKVKETIEKADSVAVVSEGWSNVQGDGIINYIVSTPLPLVFKTTDKKDNTHTSTHIADELKAVINDVGPQKVFAVVTDSAANMKAAWAQVEEAYPHITPIGCMVHGLNLLIKDIMSLQTMETLYKTAKQVVQDVRSKEEVSATYSNKNTKKNNSTLKLTCNIRWAGVVTMYSSLLKDKESLQEMARSQSVEIEISIRKILLDDVFWERVVRNLTLLSPIAFAIDQIEGEDAVLSDVLRLFADLKDKISTALPSALLLNTEETAVVRFLELCGEFCIKPIHAAAYMLDPKHIGKQILSGEQINSAYYVISTLSHHLNLDEGKVLASLAKFSTKQGLWNGDGIWQSCQHISPYTWWKGLCASEALSPIASVILQIPPTSAASLRLRAFFGKTKTKVGNSLTNNRVEKLVAIRANLNLFEPGIELGSSTQLQSDTKEEMDIKSESE, from the coding sequence ATGCCACGTTTAGTATCAGATGTGTGGAAGCATTTCACCCCAGCCATTAATGACGATGGGAAGACTATGTACATGTGCAACTACTGTACAAAGCAGTATGTAAAGAATGCCACAAAGTTGCAGGTGCATTTAACCAAATGCAAAAATGCAACATTATATCAAAGCGCACAAGAACCATTGTTCTGCCATACAATGGAAGACCACAGCCAAAAGAATGCCGATGAGTGCCTGGCTCGAGCTGTATATGCAACAGGCTCACCCCTCATGCTCAGTGAGAATGTGTACTGGAAGAGATGTTTCAATGTTATTTGCCCTGGATACTCTCCTCCGAACAGAGATGCTCTGTCTACTAATTTACTGGAAGCTGAGTTCAACAGAGTGCAAGGAAAGGTGAAGGAAACAATAGAGAAGGCAGACAGTGTTGCTGTTGTCTCCGAAGGGTGGTCAAATGTACAAGGTGATGGCATCATAAACTACATAGTCTCTACTCCTCTACCATTGGTTTTCAAGACGACAGACaaaaaggacaacacacacacgagCACTCACATTGCTGATGAGCTGAAGGCTGTAATCAATGACGTTGGACCACAGAAGGTGTTTGCTGTTGTTACTGATAGTGCTGCAAACATGAAGGCTGCCTGGGCACAAGTGGAGGAGGCCTACCCTCACATTACACCTATTGGGTGCATGGTTCATGGGCTTAACCTACTCATCAAGGACATCATGAGTTTGCAAACAATGGAAACACTATACAAGACAGCCAAGCAAGTTGTACAGGATGTCAGGAGCAAAGAGGAAGTGTCAGCAACCTACAGCAataaaaatacaaagaaaaataaCTCCACACTGAAACTGACCTGCAACATTAGATGGGCTGGGGTTGTCACCATGTACAGCAGCCTTCTAAAAGACAAGGAGTCTCTGCAAGAAATGGCAAGATCACAGTCTGTGGAAATTGAAATCTCCATCAGGAAAATACTGCTTGATGATgtgttttgggagagagtggttcGCAATCTTACGCTACTCTCACCGATCGCATTTGCCATTGATCAGATTGAAGGAGAGGATGCTGTCTTGTCAGATGTTCTCAGGCTTTTTGCTGATTTAAAAGACAAAATCAGCACAGCCCTCCCTTCAGCCTTGCTACTCAACACAGAGGAGACGGCAGTTGTTCGATTTCTGGAGCTGTGTGGAGAGTTTTGTATCAAGCCAATTCACGCAGCAGCATACATGCTGGATCCAAAGCATATTGGGAAACAAATACTTTCTGGAGAACAGATCAACAGCGCATACTATGTGATTTCTACCCTCTCACACCACCTCAATCTTGATGAGGGCAAAGTTCTGGCAAGTCTGGCAAAGTTTTCTACCAAGCAAGGCCTTTGGAATGGGGATGGGATATGGCAATCATGCCAGCACATTTCTCCCTACACCTGGTGGAAGGGTCTCTGTGCATCTGAGGCCCTGTCACCCATCGCCTCTGTAATCCTTCagatcccaccaacatcagcagCTTCTTTGCGCCTCAGAGCATTCTTTGGGAAAACCAAAACAAAGGTGGGCAACAGTTTAACAAACAACAGAGTGGAGAAATTGGTGGCTATTAGGGCGAACCTTAACCTTTTTGAGCCAGGAATAGAGCTAGGGTCCAGCACACAGCTTCAGAGTGACACAAAGGAGGAAATGGACATTAAATCAGAGTCTGAGTGA